The Spirochaetaceae bacterium genome contains the following window.
GTAGCGGGTGTCGACCAGCCAGCCGACCTTGCCGATGCCGACCAGCGACAGCGCCCAGTTCAGCAAGCCCAGATCGCGGTGATAGATCCAGATCCACAGTTGCGACAGCGCCACCACCGACACCACCACCGGCATGAAGTAGATGGTGCGCAGCACCACCGAGCCCCTGCCCAGGCGGTCCAGGAGCAGGGCGAAGAACAGCCCCAGCAGGGTGTCGCCGACCACGTTGCCTACCACGTAGATCGAGGTGTTGGCGATCGACCTCAGCGAGCGCTGGTCGGTGAACGTGTCGATGTAGTTGTCGATGCCGACGAACGAGAACGCGCCGGTCAGCAGGTCGTACTTGTTGAAGCTGACGAAGAACGCGAACAGGGTGGGATAGAAGTGGCGCAGCGCGAAGTACGCCATCAGCACCGCCACGATCACCCAGGTGGTGATCAACTCCCGGTTCAGACGGCGGCTCCGGTCGTGTTTGACGGCAGTGCTCATCGTTGCTCCGGGCGGCACGGGCCTGGAGGCCGGCGGCGCGTGCCTGCCCCGCGCCGCCCGGCACAAAGCGCCGCCGCGCCCGGCCGGAGAGCCGTGCCGGGCCGGCGACGCCCGTGTGCAATCCTCCGCGTCACGGAATGACCGTGCCGGCTGCCGACTACTCCTCGTAGGTGATCGGCAGCTCCCGGATCGGACGATCCTCCATGATCTTGTCGAACGCGGCCGCCAGGTCGTCCAGGCTCTGGTCCAGGCTCTTGGCCTGCGACAGGTACGCCTCCACCGCGCGCCCAACCTCCTGCCACGCCTCGTTGGCGCCGAGGCCCTGCATGCGCAGGCGGCGGTTGGGCTGCTGCAGGAACGTCTCCCACGCCGGATGATCGTGGGCCACCAACTCCGCGGTGGTCCGGTACGGCGACAACTGGCTCTCGCTCTTCGGGTCGAACAGCGTCTTGTGGCGTTCCGGTTCGAGCGAGAAGCGCAGGAAGTCCCACGCCACCTCCGGGTTCTCGGACTTGCTCGACACCGAGATGCCGCCGACCGCGCACACCGGGCTGGAGTAGGTGTCCTTGGGGATGTTGTCCAGGATGTAGTCCAGCTCGGGCGCGTTGCGGTGCAGGTGGGCGATCTCGTAGATGCCCTCGGCGTGGATGGCCACGTCGCCGTTCCAGAACAGCTCACGCGGATTGCCGGCGCCGAAGTCGCCCGAACCGTCCTCCCAGGTGATGTCGTAGATGTACCGCATGGCGCGCTCCCAGGCGGCGCGGCCCTCCGGCGTGGTCACCGCCGCGGCGGTCTGGTCCGCGTTCAGGTAGGTGCCGCCGGCGCCGAACACCCACGGCGACATGTGCCAGTGCGGGTTGGGCATCTTGAAGGTGTAGCCGGCGCGCACCATGTTGCCGTTGGCGTCGCGCACGGTGAGTTTCCTGGCCCAGTCGCGGAACTCGTCCCGGTCCTCCGCGCCGCGCTCCGGAAGACCGGCCTCCACCAAGTAGTCGCGGTTGTAGAGGTACTGCTGGCACTGCCAGGTGATCAGGGCGGCGTGGATCGGCTTCTCCGGATCGCCGTCCAGGTGCTGAAACATCAGCGCGTTCTGAGCGATCGTCTCCTCCTC
Protein-coding sequences here:
- a CDS encoding sugar ABC transporter permease, with translation MSTAVKHDRSRRLNRELITTWVIVAVLMAYFALRHFYPTLFAFFVSFNKYDLLTGAFSFVGIDNYIDTFTDQRSLRSIANTSIYVVGNVVGDTLLGLFFALLLDRLGRGSVVLRTIYFMPVVVSVVALSQLWIWIYHRDLGLLNWALSLVGIGKVGWLVDTRYALSSIIIMNVWREMGFALVIFMAGLKTIPEHFYDAARVDGASAWQVARRVTIPLLTPITLLVVVVNTIGAFKVFTQVFVMGQQGGTYFGGPMNSTLTIVLKIYETSFTDFRIGAGQSLAFVLTAIVVVITTIQRKAFKRFDYDY
- a CDS encoding extracellular solute-binding protein, whose protein sequence is MAVLILAAPVLWAGGRGEGSVPEGPAEIVAWLRGGPGGVEWFERNAQEYMEAHPQVTLRMEHQGGSHSDYGAKLRLSHRAGTGPDIIHEPHDVNLTSLMSAGFTAPAPDYIVAIIEEETIAQNALMFQHLDGDPEKPIHAALITWQCQQYLYNRDYLVEAGLPERGAEDRDEFRDWARKLTVRDANGNMVRAGYTFKMPNPHWHMSPWVFGAGGTYLNADQTAAAVTTPEGRAAWERAMRYIYDITWEDGSGDFGAGNPRELFWNGDVAIHAEGIYEIAHLHRNAPELDYILDNIPKDTYSSPVCAVGGISVSSKSENPEVAWDFLRFSLEPERHKTLFDPKSESQLSPYRTTAELVAHDHPAWETFLQQPNRRLRMQGLGANEAWQEVGRAVEAYLSQAKSLDQSLDDLAAAFDKIMEDRPIRELPITYEE